Within the Desulfovibrio sp. X2 genome, the region ACACCCGGCAGCTGGACGTGCACATGGACTGCGACGAAGACATCACCCGCCACGCGGCGTGTTTTTGCGAGCGCATAGAGGCCCTTTTGGAGGAGCACCGTGAGCGGAGAGAATGGCGGACAGGTTAACGGCGGCCAGGACGGCGGCCAGAACGTCAGGACGGAGAGGCAGCCCCAGGGCCGCACCCGCGTCCTGATCCTCGACGACGAGCCCATCGTCTGCAAGCGGCTGAAACCCGCGTTCCAGAAGGCAGGCTACGACGTGGAGACCTTCACCGACAGCGGCGCGGCGCTCGCCCGCGTCGAGGAGGCCCCCTTCGACATCGTGATCACCGACCTCAAGATGGAGGGCACGGACGGCCTCGAGTTCCTGAAAAGGGTCAAGGCCCGTCGCCCCGAGACCGGCGTGATCGTCATCACCGGCTTCGCCACCCTGGAGACGGCCCGCGAATCGTTCCG harbors:
- a CDS encoding response regulator — encoded protein: MILDDEPIVCKRLKPAFQKAGYDVETFTDSGAALARVEEAPFDIVITDLKMEGTDGLEFLKRVKARRPETGVIVITGFATLETARESFREGAFDFVAKPFKLKDILDTVARMQQGASKGTATGAGS